The Saprospiraceae bacterium genome includes the window ATCTGGTATTGCGACTGATGCGACATCTAAATCAAGATGATGTACTTTTTCCTCATGGCTATTTTCTATACAACTTATCATTATTGACACCAAAAGAAATATAATTGGAACAATGCGCTTCATTTTTTTGAATATTAGGAAAGAAATCATCAAACTCGAATGGCTAAAATTTGATGATTTCTTTCAAATGAGGAATTGATTTAAATTCTATTGAATTCCATTAGGAGTCCCTTTCAGTTCACCTGCAAAAAGAGCAATGACATTTCCCAAATAATATTCATTGACAATGTGGTAATGATAAAATTCTTCACCGTCACTATGCTGCGTCGAAGAAAAATGACCGCCAGAGTCATCCAAATCCGTTGGATGGTCTCCTGTTGAGTTACATTTTCTACCATAAATTAAAAAGGCATCCGACATTATACCAACTAACTTCTCGTCGTCATAGGAAAGAACTGTATTTTCGGGAACATCATAAGCCTCTATATGATAGTGATAACCTGAGGGGCCATTGTGGGCTCCAGCATAATCAAAAGTCTCAATAATCATCTCTTCCAAAGGTCTGTTTGGACCTTCTAAATCATTGAAAATAGGAACACCCGTTACAGCAATCCCAATAGGTCCCAGTCCTGTAACTGTACCATTTGATGCCAATTCTGGTGTATTAGGTACCGTAAGGGTAAAGCTACGATTGCCACCAATACGACCAGGAGTCTGATGAACTGCCACTACTGGGTCGATATATAAAGGATGTGTTTCCTCCCAATAGGGAGATGTATGATTTGGAAGTCCATTTGACTCAATGGTGATTTCATTTCCATCAAATGATACCGTTACTGCATCAGGATTGAATTCGTCAAAGGCGGAAAGAGGCGTACTGGCAATACCCGTATCATTTGGGTCCGTATTATCTGCCACGAAGCCATCTGGCTGCTCACATGA containing:
- a CDS encoding YHYH protein; the encoded protein is MAKSVFSLFTILFGLSILIFSSSCKKDDDCIETIWYEDADGDALGNPNVSRVSCEQPDGFVADNTDPNDTGIASTPLSAFDEFNPDAVTVSFDGNEITIESNGLPNHTSPYWEETHPLYIDPVVAVHQTPGRIGGNRSFTLTVPNTPELASNGTVTGLGPIGIAVTGVPIFNDLEGPNRPLEEMIIETFDYAGAHNGPSGYHYHIEAYDVPENTVLSYDDEKLVGIMSDAFLIYGRKCNSTGDHPTDLDDSGGHFSSTQHSDGEEFYHYHIVNEYYLGNVIALFAGELKGTPNGIQ